The nucleotide window CGGGCGTTGAAGGCGTCGATGCTGCGGCCGAAGGTGGCCACGTCGTAGCCGAACAGCTCGATCAGCCGCTCGTCCCACAGCAGCCGGCCGCTGCGGAGGTCCCAGTCGAAGGTCCCGATCCCCGCGGCGTCGACCGCCAGCTGCGCGCGGACGCGCGCGCCCTCGAGGTCGGTCGCCTCGAGGCCGCCGACGTCCGTCGGCTCCACCACGGCCATCCACTCCAGGGAAACGTCGGCCGGCCTTGACGCCGGGCGGTCACTGCCGGTTGCACAGTGTGGTCGATCCGGATCGAGCCGTACCCATCGGGGTGGTGCGCAGATGCGTCGTCCCCGGCCACCGCGCAGCGGTGACCGGGGACGACGTGGACTGCTCAGTGCCCGGCGGGAACCGGTGCGCCGCGGTGGCTGACCGGGTTCGGCCCGCTGGGGATGACCAGCAGGCTGAGCACGGCGCCGAGCAGGAACACCCCGGCCGAGACCAGGAACGCCCGGGTCTCCCCGGCGACCGCCGCGTCGGCCAGCGCCGCCGGGGCGGAGCCGTTGGCCCGCACGTAGGAGGCGGTGACGGTGGCGGCGATGGTGTTCAGCAGCGCGGTGCCCAGGGCCCCGCCGACCTGCTGCCCGGTGTTGACCAGCGCCGAGGCCACGCCCGCGTCCGAGGGCTGCGTGCCCGAGGTCGCGGTGTTGAAGCACGAGGCGAAGATCAGGCCCATGCCCAGGCCCATGACGAACAGCGCCGGCAGGACGTGCGGCAGGTAGCCGCTGGTGGCCTCCAGCCGCCAGAGGTAGAGCAGCCCGACGGCACCGAGCAGCTGACCGGTGGTGATCAGGAAGCGCGGGCCGATCTTCGGCAGCAGCCGCGGCACGACCACCGTGGAGCTGGTGATGATGCCGGCGACGAAGGGCAGGAAGGCGAACCCGCTCTTGAGCGGGGAGAAGCCCTTGGTCTGCTGCAGGAAGTAGGTCAGGAACAGGAAGACGGCGAACATGCCGATCGCGGCCAGCCCGATCGCCAGGTAGGCGCCACCGCGGCGCCGGTCGAGGACGACGCGCAGCGGGAGCAGCGGGTGGGCGACGCGCTGCTGGATGACCACGAAGGCCACCAGGAGCAGGACCGAGACCACGATGAGGACGATCGTGACCGGGTCCGACCAGCCCTCCTGCTCGGCCCGGGCGAAGGCGTAGACCAGGCCGGACAGGCCCAGCACCGCGGTCACCACGCCGGGGATGTCCAGCTTGACGTTCGAGGCCGGGGCGACCTTGCGGATGAACCGCAGCGCGCCGAGGCCCGCGACGATCGCGATCGGCACGTTGACGTAGAGGCACCAGCGCCAGCTGAGGTACTCGGTGAGCACCCCACCGAGCAGCAGGCCGATCGCGGCGCCGGCTCCGGCGATGGCACCGAAGATGCCGAAGGCCTTGCCGCGCTCCTTCGGGTCGCTGAACGTGATGGTCAGCAGCGACAGCGCGGCCGGGGCGAGCAGCGCGCCGAACGCACCCTGCAGCGCGCGGGCGGCGACCAGCAGGCCGAAGCCGGTGGCCGCACCGCCGAGCGCCGAGGCGAGGGCGAAGCCGGCCAGGCCGATCATCAGCGTGCGCCGGCGGCCGAAGAGGTCGGCCAGCCGGCCGCCCAGCAGCAGCAGGCCACCGAAGGCCAGCGAGTAGGCGGTGACGACCCACTGGCGGTCGGCGTCGGAGAACCCGAGACCGGCCTGCGCACTGGGCAGTGCGATGTTCACGATGGTGGCGTCCAGGACGACCATCAGCTGGGCCAGGCCCAGGGTGGCGAGGGTCCACCAGCGGCGACCGTGGTCGTGGTCGCGTTCGGCCTGCGCGGCGGCTGCGGCCTTGGCGTCCGCGGTGCCCGTGGGTCCGGTGGTGGGGGCGCCCGTGCTGCTGGGCGGGGGAGCGGGATGGGACACGGGGTCTCCGGCATCGACGAGCGAGGGGTGGACTGGCGCATCGTCGCGCCGGCGTGCGAACGCCTGGGCACAGCGTGCCCGAGGTGATTGCTCGGTGCACGCAACTAACTCGGGTGTCGGTCTGTTCCCGACGGGGGACACCTGCGTCCATGACCTCTGCTGCGCGGTTCGACTTCACCGGCTCCGTCGTCCTGGTGACCGGGGGTGGGAGCGGCATCGGACTGGCGATCACGACGGCGTTCCTGGCCGCCGGCGCGACGGTCGCGATCACCGGACGCCGCCCCGACCGGCTGGAGCAGGCACTGGCCGGCGTGCCGGCCGAGCGCGCCGCCGCTGTCCCGGCCGACGTGTCCGACCCGGCGCAGGTGGCCGGGCTGGTCGAGCAGGTGGTGGCCCGGTTCGGCCGGCTGGACGTCGTGGTCAGCAACGCCGCCGGGTACGAGGCCGGGCCGATCACCGAGCTGGCCGACGACGCCTGGGAGCGGCTGCGCGCCACCAACGTCGACGCCTTCTTCCACCTCGCCAAGCACGCCCTGCCGCACCTGGCCACCACTGGCGGCTCGCTGGTGGCGGTCTCCTCTGTCTCCGGCGAGCGCGGTGACTGGGGGCAGGCGGCCTACAACGCGACCAAGGCCGCCATCAGCAACTTCGTGCGCTCGCTGGCGCTGGACTGGGGTGCGCAGGGGGTGCGCCTCAACGCCGTCGCCCCGGCGTTCACCCTCACCGACCTCACCCACGGCGTCGGCCGCGACGAGGCGTCGCTGGCGCCGTTCGTGAACCGGATCGCGCTGGGCCGCCCGGGAGAGCCCGAGGACGTCGCGCCGGCGGTGCTCTTCCTGGCCAGCGACGCCGCCCGCTACGTCACCGGCGTCGTCCTGCCCGTGGACGGCGGCACCACCGCCTCGACGGGCCAGCCGCACGTCTGACCCGCTCCGGCGGCCGGGTCGGTCGTGTGCGATAAAAGGGCCATGAGCGCGCGCCCGGCCACCGCATGAGCACCTCCTCCTCGGCGCCGGTGGCGCCGGTCCGGGTGGAGGGCGAGGCCGTCGACAAGGGACTGAAGCGGGGCGCCCTCGGGCTCGTCTCCTCGATCGTCCTCGGCGTCTCCTCGACGGCCCCGGCCTACGCCCTGGCGGCGACCCTCGGGTTCGTGGTGATCGCCGTCGGGGTCAAGGCGCCGGCGATCATGCTGCTGGCGTTCGTGCCGATGTACCTGATCGCGGTCGCCTACGCCGAGCTGAACAAGCGCGAGCCCGACTGCGGGACGACGTTCACCTGGGCGGCGCGGGCCTTCGGTCCGCGCACCGGGTGGATGGGCGGCTGGGGCATCATCGCCGCCGACGTCATCGTCATGGCCAACCTCGCGCAGATCGCCGGCGCCTACAGCTACCGGCTGGTGGGCCTGGACTCCCTCGCGGAGAGCGCGCTGTGGACCACCGTCGCCGGGGTCGTGTGGATCGCGCTGATGACCTGGATCTGCTACCGGGGCATCGAGCCGACCGCGCGGGTGCAGAACGTGCTGCTCACCGTCGAGGTCGTCGTCCTGGTCGCCTTCGCCGTCTACGCGCTGGTCAAGGTCTACAGCGGGACGGCGCCGGAGGGCTCGCTGACGCCCTCGCTGTCCTGGCTGGTGCCCTCGGGGATCAGCTGGACGTCGATGACCGAGGCCGTGCTGCTGGCGATCTTCATCTACTGGGGCTGGGACTCCGCGGTCGCGGTCAACGAGGAGACCGCGAACCCGACCCGCTCACCCGGCCGCGCCGCGATCATCTCCACGGTGCTGCTGGTGGGCATCTACACGGTCGTCTCGATCGCCACCGTCGCGTTCGCGGGCGTGGGCACCGAGGGCCTCGGGCTGGGCAACGAGGCCAACGCCGACGACGTCTTCAACGCCCTCGGGACGACGGTGTTCGGCGACGGGGCGCTGGGCCGGGTGTTCGAGGCGCTGCTGATCATCTCGGTGCTGACCTCGGCCGCGGCCTGCACGCAGACCACGATCCTGCCGACCGCGCGCGGCTCGCTGTCCATGGCCGCCTACGGCGCGCTGCCCACGAGCTTCGCCCGGATCCACCCCCGGTACTTCACGCCCACGGTCTCCACGGTGTGGATGGGCCTGGTCTCGATCGCCTTCTACGTCGGGCTGACGCTGGTCAGCGAGAACGTGCTCATCGACTCCATCACCGCCACCGGCATGCTCATCGCCTTCTACTACGGGCTCACCGGCTTCGCCTGCGCCTGGGAGTTCCGCCGCTCGCTGCACTCGGTGCGCGACGTGCTGATGCGCTTCGTGCTGCCGGGCCTGGGCGGGCTGTTCATGCTCGCCGTCTTCGTGCTGGCCTGCGTCGAGTACGCCGACCCCGACTACGGCGAGACCGTGTTCCACGGCGTCGGCGGGGTGTTCGTCATCGGTGTCGGCGCGCTGCTGCTGGGGCTGGTGCTGATGTTCGCCTGGAACGCCGTCGCCCCGGCCTTCTTCCGCGGCCGGACGATGCTGCACGGCACCGGCGACCTGCTGCTGGAGGCCGCACCGCCCACGGTGGCGCTGCCGGACTCCAGCGAGGCCACCGTCATCGCCCCCGACCGGTCCAACCTGCCCCCGGGCCGCGAGCCCTTCGACCCCCGCGGCTGACGCCGTCCGTCCCCCCCGCACCGGCGTCGGTGCAGGGGGACGGGTGTCGGTGCGGGGGGACGACGTCCGGTGCGGTCAGCCGGCCACCGCTGCGGGCGCCGGGGCCGGCGTCGGGTCGGCGGTGCGGTGGTGGGCCGGGAGCAGGGCCAGCACCGTGAGGGCGCCGGCGGCCGAGGCGGCGGCGCAGACCCAGGAGCCGGCGCCCACCCCGTCCAGGAACGACTGCTGGACGGCGCGCACGGCATCGGCCGGCAGCGACCCGGCCACCGCGAGCCCGGCGAACACCGAGTCGGCGGCCTGCCCGGCGGCCGCTGCGGGGGCGCCGGCACCGGTGAGCCCGTCGACCACCGCGGGGCCGTAGACCGTGCTGAGCACCGAGCCGACGACGGCGACGCCGAGCGTGCCGCCGACCTCGCGGACCGTGTCGTTGACGGCCGACCCCGCGCCGGCCTCCGCGCTGCGCAGTGCGCCCATCACCGCCTCCGTCGCCGGGCCGGTGACCAGGCCGAGGCCGGCGGCCATGAGCACCATCGAGACGACGATGCGCCCCCAGTAGGCCGACTCCAGCGAGCTGCCGGCGGCGACGGCGAAGCCCGCGGCCATGGTCAGCAGCCCGGCGGCGACCACCAGCTTCGTGCCCACGGCACGCACGGCGAGGATCGCCAGCGGGCTGACGGGGGCGATGACCAGGGCGAAGGGCAGGGTGGCGAGCCCGGCGGTGAGGGTGTCGTAGCCGCGCACGGCCTGCAGGTACTGGGTGATCAGGAAGATGAACCCGAACAGGCTGAAGAAGGCCAGCGCGATGGCGCCGCTGCCCACCGACACCCGCCGGTCGGTGAAGAGCCGGACGTCGAGCAGCGGGGCCGGCGAGCGCAGCTCCCAGGTGACGAAGGACGTCAGCGCGAGAGCCGCGCCCAGGTAGCCGACGACGGTGGCGGGGGAGACCCAGCCCCACCCCGGCGCCTCGATCGTGGTGAGCACCAGCAGCCCGGTGCCGACGACGGAGGCGGCGGCGCCGACGAGGTCGAAGTGGCGCGGGCGCGGGTCGGCGGACTCGGTCAGCAGGACCCGGCCGGCGACGACGGCGACCGCGGCCAGCGGCAGGTTGACCAGGAAGACCGAGCCCCAGGCGAAGTGCTCGAGCAGCAGCCCGCCGGACACGGGGCCGATCGCGACCGACAGGCCGGTGACGGCCGACCAGATCCCGATGGCGGTGGCGCGCTCCCGCCGGTCGGGGAAGGTCGAGACCAGCAGGGCCAGGGTGGCGGGGTAGACCGCGGCGGCGCTGACGCCCATCGCGACCCGGCCGAGGACGAGCTGGGCGGTGGTGTCGGCGGTCGCGGCCACCACCGAGGTGGCGGCGAAGAGCACCAGCCCGGTCTCCAGCAGCCGCCGGCGGCCGAACCGGTCACCCAGCGCGCCACCGAGCAGCAGCAGCGCGGCGAAGGCGAGCGTGTAGCCGTCGACCACCCACTGCAGGTCGCTGGTGGAGGCCGCCAGCTCCCGGCCGATGGTCGGCAGGGCGACGTT belongs to Modestobacter sp. L9-4 and includes:
- a CDS encoding MFS transporter; its protein translation is MSHPAPPPSSTGAPTTGPTGTADAKAAAAAQAERDHDHGRRWWTLATLGLAQLMVVLDATIVNIALPSAQAGLGFSDADRQWVVTAYSLAFGGLLLLGGRLADLFGRRRTLMIGLAGFALASALGGAATGFGLLVAARALQGAFGALLAPAALSLLTITFSDPKERGKAFGIFGAIAGAGAAIGLLLGGVLTEYLSWRWCLYVNVPIAIVAGLGALRFIRKVAPASNVKLDIPGVVTAVLGLSGLVYAFARAEQEGWSDPVTIVLIVVSVLLLVAFVVIQQRVAHPLLPLRVVLDRRRGGAYLAIGLAAIGMFAVFLFLTYFLQQTKGFSPLKSGFAFLPFVAGIITSSTVVVPRLLPKIGPRFLITTGQLLGAVGLLYLWRLEATSGYLPHVLPALFVMGLGMGLIFASCFNTATSGTQPSDAGVASALVNTGQQVGGALGTALLNTIAATVTASYVRANGSAPAALADAAVAGETRAFLVSAGVFLLGAVLSLLVIPSGPNPVSHRGAPVPAGH
- a CDS encoding SDR family NAD(P)-dependent oxidoreductase → MTSAARFDFTGSVVLVTGGGSGIGLAITTAFLAAGATVAITGRRPDRLEQALAGVPAERAAAVPADVSDPAQVAGLVEQVVARFGRLDVVVSNAAGYEAGPITELADDAWERLRATNVDAFFHLAKHALPHLATTGGSLVAVSSVSGERGDWGQAAYNATKAAISNFVRSLALDWGAQGVRLNAVAPAFTLTDLTHGVGRDEASLAPFVNRIALGRPGEPEDVAPAVLFLASDAARYVTGVVLPVDGGTTASTGQPHV
- a CDS encoding APC family permease; the encoded protein is MSTSSSAPVAPVRVEGEAVDKGLKRGALGLVSSIVLGVSSTAPAYALAATLGFVVIAVGVKAPAIMLLAFVPMYLIAVAYAELNKREPDCGTTFTWAARAFGPRTGWMGGWGIIAADVIVMANLAQIAGAYSYRLVGLDSLAESALWTTVAGVVWIALMTWICYRGIEPTARVQNVLLTVEVVVLVAFAVYALVKVYSGTAPEGSLTPSLSWLVPSGISWTSMTEAVLLAIFIYWGWDSAVAVNEETANPTRSPGRAAIISTVLLVGIYTVVSIATVAFAGVGTEGLGLGNEANADDVFNALGTTVFGDGALGRVFEALLIISVLTSAAACTQTTILPTARGSLSMAAYGALPTSFARIHPRYFTPTVSTVWMGLVSIAFYVGLTLVSENVLIDSITATGMLIAFYYGLTGFACAWEFRRSLHSVRDVLMRFVLPGLGGLFMLAVFVLACVEYADPDYGETVFHGVGGVFVIGVGALLLGLVLMFAWNAVAPAFFRGRTMLHGTGDLLLEAAPPTVALPDSSEATVIAPDRSNLPPGREPFDPRG
- a CDS encoding MFS transporter codes for the protein MTVPVAPPTTRRWWVLLALCLSVLLVSVDNTIVNVALPTIGRELAASTSDLQWVVDGYTLAFAALLLLGGALGDRFGRRRLLETGLVLFAATSVVAATADTTAQLVLGRVAMGVSAAAVYPATLALLVSTFPDRRERATAIGIWSAVTGLSVAIGPVSGGLLLEHFAWGSVFLVNLPLAAVAVVAGRVLLTESADPRPRHFDLVGAAASVVGTGLLVLTTIEAPGWGWVSPATVVGYLGAALALTSFVTWELRSPAPLLDVRLFTDRRVSVGSGAIALAFFSLFGFIFLITQYLQAVRGYDTLTAGLATLPFALVIAPVSPLAILAVRAVGTKLVVAAGLLTMAAGFAVAAGSSLESAYWGRIVVSMVLMAAGLGLVTGPATEAVMGALRSAEAGAGSAVNDTVREVGGTLGVAVVGSVLSTVYGPAVVDGLTGAGAPAAAAGQAADSVFAGLAVAGSLPADAVRAVQQSFLDGVGAGSWVCAAASAAGALTVLALLPAHHRTADPTPAPAPAAVAG